A segment of the Desulfofundulus kuznetsovii DSM 6115 genome:
AGGTCCAAAATCAGGTAACCAAAAAAAGCCAAAAGAATGGTCGTCAATACCAGTCCCAGTATTCCGGGCAGGCCAAAGTAACCGAAAAACTGCAGTACTTCCTGGCCGGAAGCAAAACCTGCCCCCACCACTGTTCCTATGTAAGTTGCGGCGATTGTAAAAACGGAAAGCTGCTTTTTCCTGGTCATATCCTTATTTTTAAATAAATGGCCGGGGTTTAAACGCTTAAAGATAGTTTCCCCACAACATTACGGGAAAGGCTGGTTGTATACCGGTTTTTAGCCGCACATATACTAGAACGGAAAGGACGGTGAAATTGATGACCGATATCTCCATCGGGACGGCCCGGCATATAGATCTCATTAAGTTCCGGTTGGGGCGGGAAATGAAAAATTTAGAAAAAGAGGGGCTAAAGGTAAGTTTGAAAGAAAGCTCGGCCGGCAGGTTTAACTTTGTATCCTGTCAGGTAATGCCCGGTGGAGGGCAAAGGGGAGACATTCAGGCCATTTTTCGCCACCATATCGCCCGCTCTCTCTCCGATTTAATTTTGGGACAGTGGCAACAGTTGCTGCTCAAAGACATGATCAGGGAGAACTATTATTATTTTAACGAGGAGGAGCGGCAAAACATTTTCAAGTATGCCCTTGGTCACCTGGGTTACGGCAAGGGCGGTCAAAAAGCGGTTTACCAGCGCCTGTTTAAGAAGAAGGTTATGGATAAGATTTTAGATTTTTTGCGGCAAAACAACCAGATCATCGTAGAGGGCTTTATCCGTTTCCGGCTGAAGGATTACGTGGAAGAATTGGAGCAGGCCGTGGAAAGGGCAGTGGACGACTTCCTGATGGAGAGGGAGTATCAGGAATTTATCCAGCTGCTTAAATATTTTGTGGAAATTCAGGAATCCCGTGTGGAACTGGTGCATGTGCTCAGGCTGCCCGGTGGGGCGTTTAGACTTTTAGACGAGCAAAAACAGGTTCTCAGGGTAGACTACCTGGAAAATTTGTTTATGGATTTAACCGACGGGGAAATTAATTATGAGGACATGCTGATCAGCACCTTGATTACCCTGGCGCCCAAACATATTGTTATTCACAATAAGGATTCCGGGCAAAAAAATACCGTCATGGAAACGATCAACCTTGTCTTTTGGGGCCGGGTACGGGAATGTACCGGTTGCCCCTTATGTCAAAAAAAATAGTTTGTTGCCCGTTTTTTTTTGTTCTGGTATATTTGTTCTGATGTAGTTTTTTGAGGAGCACCAGAACGAGGTGAGAAGGATTTGCACTGGACGCAGGCCGTGCTGTTGCCGGTAGTAGGGGCGCTGATCGGGTGGCTGACCAACTGGCTGGCGGTACGGCTGATTTTTCGTCCCTACAAACCAGTTCGTATGCTTGGTTACACCATCCAGGGGGTAGTGCCCAAAAGGCGTGGTGAGCTGGCCAGGGTTATCGGCAAGGTAATTGAGGAGCAACTGCTTCCCAAGGAACGACTCCTCAACTACCTGCGCTCAGAACAATTAAACGAGGACCTGATCTCTTCCGTGAATACGGCAGTCCGTGTCCGGGTGATGGACAGGTTGCCCGGTTTCTTACCCCTGTCCCTGCGGCGAATTATTTCTGATGCCCTGGCTGAACAGATCAGAAGGGAATTGCCACCCCTGGTTGAGGGACTGATAGACCGTTTTGGGGAAAAGCTGAAAGTAGATTTTTGTTTATCGGAGGTAGTGGAGGAACAGGTTAACAGTTTTTCCCTGGAGCAACTGGAAAAAATCATCACCTCCGTCGCTTCCCGGGAGCTAAAACATATCGAAATTCTGGGAGGATTTTTGGGTTTTATGATTGGCCTTTTGCAGGTGGGCATTTTTTGGTTTTATAGATAGTCACTGTACCAGAAACCTTCTGGGTGCCTTGCGGTTGACATAAGTATAGATTCCCAATATAATAACGAACGAAGCATAAAGCAAAGGTGATGAAGGGGAAGAGTAGGCCCTAAAACGCCCATCCCCAGAGAGGGGGTGCCGTGGCTGAAAGCATCCCTGGAGGGTAGGGACTGAAAACCACCCCGGAGCTGCCCTGCCGAACGCCGCCGGGAGCGGTTACTAAGCGGGGCCGGTGAGGTGCCGTTATCGCCTTTAAAGCGGGCGGGCCGGTATATTGCTTTTGTCCGGCTGCCAAGCAGGGTGGAACCGCGGAATTTTTCGTCCCTGAAAAGGGGCGTTTTTTATTTTGGGTCAGAAGTAAGCTGAGGGACAGCGGAAGTTAAATTTTGGCGGAAAGGGGACTGTTTGTTATGGTCAAGGTAACCTTAAAAGATGGTTCCGTGCGGGAATACGAACCCGGTACTCCTTTGGTGCGCATAGCACAGGACATCAGCCCCTGCCTGGGCAGGGAAGCCCTGGTGGCGGCGGTGGACGGGCGGCTGGTGGACTTGAGTTACCCTCTACACAGGGATGCCGCCGTTGAGTTCTACACCTTTGAAGATGAACCGGGGCGGGATGCTTTCCGCCACAGCGCCGCCCACGTCATGGCCCAGGCCGTGAAGCGTCTCTTCCCGGAAGTCAAGCTGGCCATCGGCCCGGCCATTGCCGGGGGGTTTTATTATGACTTTGATGCGGAAAAGCCCTTCACGCCTGCGGACCTGGAGAAAATTGAAAGGGAAATGCAGGCCATTGTGAAGGAAGATCTTCCCTTTAAAAGGGTTGAAGTGTCCCGGGAGGAGGCGCTGGAGCGGTTTTCCGCCGCCGGGGAAAAATACAAGGTGGAGCTTATCAATGAGCTGCCGGAAGATGCGGTGATTTCTTATTACCAGCAGGGGGAATTCGTGGACCTGTGCGCCGGTCCCCACATTCCTTCCACCGGCCGGCTGAAAGCCTTCAAGCTCACTTCCGTGGCTGGGGCTTACTGGCGGGGCGATGAAAGAAACAAGATGCTCCAGCGCATTTACGGCACCGCTTTTCCCAAGAAGTCCCAGCTGGAAGAATACCTTTTCCGGATTGAAGAGGCCAAACGCCGGGACCACCGGAAGCTGGGTGCGGAACTGGACCTGTTCAGCATCCAGGAGGAAGGACCGGGCTTTCCCTTTTTCCATCCCAAGGGCATGGTCCTGCGCAACCAGCTGGAACAATTCTGGCGGGAAGAGCACTACAAGCGGGGCTACCAGGAAATCCGCACGCCGATTATCTTAAACCGGTCCCTGTGGGAAAGGTCGGGGCACTGGGAGCACTACCGGGAAAACATGTACTTCACCCGCATCGATGACGTGGAATACGCCATCAAGCCCATGAACTGCCCGGGCGGCATCCTGGTGTACAAGAGCCGCCTGCACAGCTACCGGGAACTGCCCATTCGCCTGGCGGAACTGGGCCTGGTGCACCGACATGAGCTTTCCGGGGTGCTCCATGGGCTCATGCGGGTGCGCTGCTTTACCCAGGACGACGCCCACATCTTCATGCTGCCCTCCCAGATCCGGGAAGAGATCATCGGGGTCATTGACCTGGTGGATTATTTCTACGGCATCTTTGGTTTCAACTATAAGGTGGAACTTTCCACCCGTCCCGAAAAGTCCATGGGCTCGGACGAAATCTGGGAGATGGCCACCACCGCCTTAGAGGAGGCCTTGAAGGCCAGGGGGATGAAGTATAAAGTAAATGAAGGGGACGGGGCCTTTTACGGGCCGAAGATTGACTTCCACCTGGAGGATTGCCTGGGGCGCACCTGGCAGTGCGGCACCATTCAGCTGGATTTCCTCATGCCCGAGAAGTTTGACCTCACCTATGTGGGCGAGGACGGCCAGAAGCACCGCCCCGTGATGATCCACCGGGTGGTGTTCGGCAGCATTGAACGTTTTATCGGCATCCTGACCGAGCATTTTGCCGGCGCCTTTCCCACCTGGCTGGCCCCGGTCCAGGTCAGGGTTCTGCCCATTGCCGACCGCCATGCCGATTACGCCCGTCAGGTGGTGGAGCGGCTGGAAAAGGAAAATGTCAGGGTAGAGCTGGACGCCCGCAATGAAAAGGTGAATTACAAAATCCGCGAGGCCCAGGCACAAAAAATACCCTATATGCTGGTGGTGGGTGACAGGGAGGCCCGGGAAGGCACTGTGGCGGTTCGCCACCGCACCCGGGGCGACGAGGGGACCCAGCCCCTGGAGGAATTTGTCGCCCGCATTCTGGAGGAAATCCGCACTAAAGCTATTGGTTAGGAGATACTGTCGCATAACTACCCGGGGCGGCGGTCGTCCCCCGTCGCTCCGTGCTACGGGCCGGACGAAACATCGGCTTGCCTCGGAGCGAACCTGGCAGCGCTGCATATGCGCCGAAAGTCTTTTTTCCTCAGGGATAGTTATAGCATAAGTAACTCAATCATTCTATCGATACTGTTACCGGCGCGATTCGCGCTGCCGGTTCGCTAACCTCGGCAGCACCGTGTTTCGTATCCGGCCCTCCGCAATGTCGCTCCTTATGGGACGACCGCCGCCCGTTTTGTTTCTGGTTTTGCGACTGTGCCTAGGAAAGTATGAAGGGGTGAAAGTATGAAGGGGTGGGTTGTTTTGGGTTGTTTTCAGGCCCCTTGACGGGGGACTTGTAGCCATGCTATAATTGCAAGGATAAAACTGCCTGTAAGAAGAAGCCATCCGCTTCTCACCCCATGACGCCCTTTGGTAGGCTGTCTCGGGGTTTGTTGTGACATAGGTTCCATTGTTTTAAGCGGGTGGGGTGCGCCCGTTTTTGTTTTTATCAATTCCAGGAGGTGCATAGATATTACCAAAAACTTCCGGGTAAATGAGGAGATTCGGGCCAGGGAAGTAAGGGTGGTCGACCCATCGGGCAACCAACTGGGGATTATGCCCGTGCGGGAAGCCCTGCGGCTGGCAGAGGAACGGCAGCTGGATCTGGTGGAAATTGCCCCCCAGGCCAAACCTCCGGTTTGCCGGCTCATGGATTACGGCAAGTATAAGTATGAGCAGAGCAAGCGGGAAAAAGAGGCCAAGAAAAGGCAGCGTATCATAAACATCAAGGAAGTCAAGCTGCGGCCGAGCATCGAGGAACACGACTTTCAGGTCAAGGCCAGGAATGCAGCCCGGTTTTTAAAAGAGGGCGACAAAGTAAAGGCTACCATTATGTTCCGCGGCCGGGAAATTATGCATACCCAGCTCGGGCACCAGCTTTTATTGCGCCTGGCCGAACAGGTTAAGGACTTATCCATTATTGAAAGACAGCCCAAGCTCGAAGGAAAAAATATGGTCATGATCCTGGCCCCGCGGCAGGATATAAAACCGGAAAATAAACAGGAAAGCAAGCAGGAAACTAAACAGGAAATTCAGCAAGAAGTTAATCAGGAATATCAGGAATAGAAAGGAGTGCCTTCCTTGCCCAAGATCAAGACACATCGTGGTGCAGCCAAACGGTTCAAAAAGACCGGCACCGGCAAAGTAAAGCGCATGCATGCCTTTCACAGTCACCTGCTGGGTAAAAAGAGTGCCCGGCGCAAGCGCCGGCTGGCTCAGACTGCCCTGGTCAGCGCCGCGGATATGAGGAGGCTTAAGAGGCTACTTCCCTACTAAGTTCAAGAATTTTCGAGGAGGAGATGACCATGCCACGCGCCAAAAGCAGTGTGGTATCCCGTAAAAGACATAAAAAAATTCTTAAACTGGCCCGGGGGTACCGGGGGGCGAAAAGCAAGCTTTACCGGATAGCCCGGCAGCAGGTCATGAAGTCCCTGGCTTATGCCTACCGCGACCGGCGGGCCAGAAAGCGGGATTTCCGCAAGTTGTGGATAGCCCGCATTAATGCTGCCGCCCGGATGAATGGCATCACTTACAGCCGTTTGATGAACGGCCTGCGCAAGGCCGGAGTGGAAATCAACCGCAAAATGCTGGCCGACCTGGCCGTTAACGATGCCCGGGCCTTCGGGAAGCTGGTGGAAGTGGCCAAATCAAAGGTGGGCTCTTAACTTAATAATCCAGCAGTATTTTAAAATTCCCAACGCAAAAACTAAGCATGGTGGCAACCATGCTCTTAGTTTTTTGTGGACTTTTTACCAGCACTTTTCTATAATATCCTTTGTATAAAATTACTGAGAAGGTCGATCTCTTTGGGCATCAGGCGCAAAATGGTCCGGGTGGATACTAAAAAGGGGTTTCCGTTGAAGCTCAGCCCGCCCCAGGTGCTGGTGCTGGGATTCGCCACGCTGATTCTGGTCGGCGCCCTTGTTCTCATGCTGCCGGTATCCAGCCGTTCGGGTCAGGTAACGGATTTTCTCACCGCCCTGTTTACCGCCACCTCGGCGGTGTGCGTCACCGGTCTGGTGGTGGTGGATACGGGCACTTACTGGTCTACCTTCGGGCAGGCGGTGATCCTGGCCCTGATTCAAATTGGCGGGCTCGGGTTCATGAGTATGGCCACCTTCTTTTTTATCCTCATGGGCAGGCGCATCGGTCTCAAGGAGCGCCTGATCATTCAAGAATCCTTAAACCAGCTGCGGGTGGCCGGGGTGGTCCGGCTGGTGCGGGCCGTTTTGCTATTTACCGTGCTCACCGAAGGATTTTTTGCTGTAATTTTATCCCTGCGGTTTTACTTTGATTACGGTTTCCCCCGCTGCCTGTGGCTGGGCCTGTTCCATGCCGTTTCGGCTTTTAACAACGCCGGTTTTGATCTGCTGGGGGGTTTCAGAAGCCTTACCGGGTATGTAAGTGATCCGGTGGTTAACCTGTCCGTGACCACTCTGATTATTTTGGGTGGGCTGGGTTTTGCTACGGTCATGGAACTCTACAACTACCCGCGCACCCGGCGTCTTTCGGTGCATAGCAAGCTTGTCCTGCGGGTAACGGGAGGGCTCATTCTCTGCGGTACCCTGCTCTTTGGCCTGCTGGAGTGGGGGCATATCCTGCGTGATCTACCTTTGTCGGGGAAAATTTTCGCCTCTTATTTCCAGGCCGTTACCCCCCGTACGGCCGGCTTTAACACCGTGGACATCGGACATTTAAATGCAGCCACCCAGTTTCTCATAATTATATTGATGTTTATAGGGGCCTCTCCCGGTTCCACCGGCGGAGGGATCAAAACCACCACTTTTGCCCTTCTGGGAATTACCCTCTGGTCTTTAAGCGAGGGAAAGGAGGATGTGGAGGTTTTCCGCCGGCGCATCCCCCCGTGGCAGGTTTACAAGGCACTTTCGGTCGCCTTATGGGCCATTTTGTTGATCATTATGATAACCCTGCTTTTGAGCATTACCGAAAGTTCCAACTTCCTGGCCATCCTGTTTGAAACCGTTTCCGCCTTTGGTACCGTCGGCTTAAGCATGGGCCTGACTCCCGAACTGACTCCCCTGGGCCGGGTGGCCATTATTTTTACCATGTTTGCCGGCCGCCTGGGTCCCCTGACCCTGGCCTATGCCTTTGCCCAGCGCCGACGCAAGACGACTATTCGATATCCCGAAGAAAAAATTATGGTGGGGTAGGGGTGGATTATGAAACAATTTGCCGTTATCGGGCTGGGGCGGTTTGGTTCCAGCGTGGCCAGGACCCTTGCCCGCATGGGTTATGACGTCCTGGCGGTGGACACCAACGAAGAGCGGGTAAATGCCATTACAGACGAGGTTACCTATGCCGTCTGTGTGGATGCCATGGATGAGCAGGCGCTGAAATCCCTGGGCCTGCGCAATTTTGATGTGGTCATCGTGGCCATCGGCCAGGAAGTACAGTCCAGCATTCTGGTTACCGTTATGCTCAAGGAAATGGGTGTTCCCCGGGTGGTGGCCAAGGCAGTTACCGAACTTCACGGCAAAGTGTTACAAAGGGTGGGGGCTGATATGGTGGTCTTCCCCGAGCGGGATATGGGGGTGCGGGTGGCCCATGCCCTGGTCTCCAAAAATATCCTGGACCAGATCAATCTTTCTCCTGATTACAGCATTATTGAGCTTGTGGCTCCCCCCGAGTTTGTGGGCAAAACCCTGCAGGAATCGGCCATGCGCAGGGAATACGGTGTTACGGTCCTGGCCATCCGTCGCGGCGAGGAGATTATCATTTCCCCCGGCGCCAAGCAGGTCATTAATGAAGGTGATATCCTGGTGGTCGTGGGGCGCAACGATAAGCTGAGAACCCTCGGGGGCTAAATTATGATCCACAGCAAAACCAACCCGCATATAAAATACCTGCGCCGGTTGGCCCGCCGGCGCCAGCGGGAAAAAGAAGGCCATTTTCTCCTGGAAGGGGTGCGCCTGGTAGAGGAAGCCCTTTATACCGGTTGGCCGGTAAAAATGCTCGTCTACACCCCGTCTGCGGGGGAACGGGCCGGTGCCCTTCTTGAACTGGCCCGGGAGCGGGGGATTCAGATCTTAGTGGTGGAAGAAGGGCTCCTTAATGAGCTGGCGGATACGGAAACTCCCCAGGGAGTGCTGGCGGTGGTGGAAAGGCCCCGCTATACCCTGGAGGAGATCCTGGCACCAGGGCCGTCCCTTTTGTTGCTGGTGGACGGCGTTCAGGACCCGGGCAACCTGGGCACTATGATCCGCAGTGCTGATGCCGCCGGTGCCGGTGGAGTGATCTTGTTTCCCGGGACGGTGGATTTGTACAACCCGAAGACCATCCGGGCTACCATGGGTTCCCTTTTTCACCTGCCCGTTGTGACCGTACGGGAAAGGGAGGGTGCGTTGACCCGGTTAAACGCGGCCGGCCTTATGCTGGTGGCCGGTGTTC
Coding sequences within it:
- the ytxC gene encoding putative sporulation protein YtxC → MTDISIGTARHIDLIKFRLGREMKNLEKEGLKVSLKESSAGRFNFVSCQVMPGGGQRGDIQAIFRHHIARSLSDLILGQWQQLLLKDMIRENYYYFNEEERQNIFKYALGHLGYGKGGQKAVYQRLFKKKVMDKILDFLRQNNQIIVEGFIRFRLKDYVEELEQAVERAVDDFLMEREYQEFIQLLKYFVEIQESRVELVHVLRLPGGAFRLLDEQKQVLRVDYLENLFMDLTDGEINYEDMLISTLITLAPKHIVIHNKDSGQKNTVMETINLVFWGRVRECTGCPLCQKK
- a CDS encoding DUF445 domain-containing protein — encoded protein: MHWTQAVLLPVVGALIGWLTNWLAVRLIFRPYKPVRMLGYTIQGVVPKRRGELARVIGKVIEEQLLPKERLLNYLRSEQLNEDLISSVNTAVRVRVMDRLPGFLPLSLRRIISDALAEQIRRELPPLVEGLIDRFGEKLKVDFCLSEVVEEQVNSFSLEQLEKIITSVASRELKHIEILGGFLGFMIGLLQVGIFWFYR
- the thrS gene encoding threonine--tRNA ligase, producing the protein MVKVTLKDGSVREYEPGTPLVRIAQDISPCLGREALVAAVDGRLVDLSYPLHRDAAVEFYTFEDEPGRDAFRHSAAHVMAQAVKRLFPEVKLAIGPAIAGGFYYDFDAEKPFTPADLEKIEREMQAIVKEDLPFKRVEVSREEALERFSAAGEKYKVELINELPEDAVISYYQQGEFVDLCAGPHIPSTGRLKAFKLTSVAGAYWRGDERNKMLQRIYGTAFPKKSQLEEYLFRIEEAKRRDHRKLGAELDLFSIQEEGPGFPFFHPKGMVLRNQLEQFWREEHYKRGYQEIRTPIILNRSLWERSGHWEHYRENMYFTRIDDVEYAIKPMNCPGGILVYKSRLHSYRELPIRLAELGLVHRHELSGVLHGLMRVRCFTQDDAHIFMLPSQIREEIIGVIDLVDYFYGIFGFNYKVELSTRPEKSMGSDEIWEMATTALEEALKARGMKYKVNEGDGAFYGPKIDFHLEDCLGRTWQCGTIQLDFLMPEKFDLTYVGEDGQKHRPVMIHRVVFGSIERFIGILTEHFAGAFPTWLAPVQVRVLPIADRHADYARQVVERLEKENVRVELDARNEKVNYKIREAQAQKIPYMLVVGDREAREGTVAVRHRTRGDEGTQPLEEFVARILEEIRTKAIG
- the infC gene encoding translation initiation factor IF-3 gives rise to the protein MTKNFRVNEEIRAREVRVVDPSGNQLGIMPVREALRLAEERQLDLVEIAPQAKPPVCRLMDYGKYKYEQSKREKEAKKRQRIINIKEVKLRPSIEEHDFQVKARNAARFLKEGDKVKATIMFRGREIMHTQLGHQLLLRLAEQVKDLSIIERQPKLEGKNMVMILAPRQDIKPENKQESKQETKQEIQQEVNQEYQE
- the rpmI gene encoding 50S ribosomal protein L35, which gives rise to MPKIKTHRGAAKRFKKTGTGKVKRMHAFHSHLLGKKSARRKRRLAQTALVSAADMRRLKRLLPY
- the rplT gene encoding 50S ribosomal protein L20, yielding MPRAKSSVVSRKRHKKILKLARGYRGAKSKLYRIARQQVMKSLAYAYRDRRARKRDFRKLWIARINAAARMNGITYSRLMNGLRKAGVEINRKMLADLAVNDARAFGKLVEVAKSKVGS
- a CDS encoding TrkH family potassium uptake protein; the protein is MGIRRKMVRVDTKKGFPLKLSPPQVLVLGFATLILVGALVLMLPVSSRSGQVTDFLTALFTATSAVCVTGLVVVDTGTYWSTFGQAVILALIQIGGLGFMSMATFFFILMGRRIGLKERLIIQESLNQLRVAGVVRLVRAVLLFTVLTEGFFAVILSLRFYFDYGFPRCLWLGLFHAVSAFNNAGFDLLGGFRSLTGYVSDPVVNLSVTTLIILGGLGFATVMELYNYPRTRRLSVHSKLVLRVTGGLILCGTLLFGLLEWGHILRDLPLSGKIFASYFQAVTPRTAGFNTVDIGHLNAATQFLIIILMFIGASPGSTGGGIKTTTFALLGITLWSLSEGKEDVEVFRRRIPPWQVYKALSVALWAILLIIMITLLLSITESSNFLAILFETVSAFGTVGLSMGLTPELTPLGRVAIIFTMFAGRLGPLTLAYAFAQRRRKTTIRYPEEKIMVG
- a CDS encoding potassium channel family protein — encoded protein: MKQFAVIGLGRFGSSVARTLARMGYDVLAVDTNEERVNAITDEVTYAVCVDAMDEQALKSLGLRNFDVVIVAIGQEVQSSILVTVMLKEMGVPRVVAKAVTELHGKVLQRVGADMVVFPERDMGVRVAHALVSKNILDQINLSPDYSIIELVAPPEFVGKTLQESAMRREYGVTVLAIRRGEEIIISPGAKQVINEGDILVVVGRNDKLRTLGG
- a CDS encoding TrmH family RNA methyltransferase, which produces MIHSKTNPHIKYLRRLARRRQREKEGHFLLEGVRLVEEALYTGWPVKMLVYTPSAGERAGALLELARERGIQILVVEEGLLNELADTETPQGVLAVVERPRYTLEEILAPGPSLLLLVDGVQDPGNLGTMIRSADAAGAGGVILFPGTVDLYNPKTIRATMGSLFHLPVVTVREREGALTRLNAAGLMLVAGVPAGGMPLPAVALTRPLALAVGNEARGLSPELLARADLLATVPMPGRAESLNVAAAASIMLYEVVRQRMGYGQDQAGFVSVHQNHYDEDSTASNRVHPGFKARPR